The following proteins come from a genomic window of Mycolicibacterium rufum:
- a CDS encoding protein kinase domain-containing protein: MSPMETYQPTGALPGAVLDGRYRVDALIATGGMSGVYRGVDLRLDRPVAVKIMDARYASDEHFLTRFQREARAVARLKDPGLVAVYDQGAGAPGGQPPYLVMELVEGGTLRELLRERGPMPPHAVTAVLRPVLSGLAAAHRAGLVHRDIKPENVLISDDGDVKIADFGLVRALADAKITSTDVILGTAAYLSPEQVATGDTDARGDVYAVGVLVYELLTGNTPFTGDSPLAVAYQRMDHDVPPPSTRIAGVPRQFDELVAYATARDPAERFADAAEMADELEVIATELGLPRFKVPAPRNSAMHQSLSLVVPPAAPTTDLSGPRHTRVFTREELPPPTDDDNDEYRPLTGHFAGIDLSEFYWARQRAKRTLFFWVVAVLTVAALAGAGAWTLGANLPNLL; encoded by the coding sequence ATGAGTCCGATGGAGACCTACCAGCCGACGGGCGCGCTGCCCGGGGCCGTGCTGGACGGTCGCTACCGGGTCGACGCGCTGATCGCCACCGGCGGCATGTCCGGGGTGTACCGCGGGGTGGACCTGCGTCTGGACCGCCCGGTGGCGGTGAAGATCATGGATGCGCGCTACGCCTCCGACGAGCACTTCCTGACCCGCTTCCAGCGCGAGGCCCGCGCCGTGGCGCGACTCAAGGATCCCGGCCTGGTCGCGGTCTACGACCAGGGCGCAGGCGCGCCGGGCGGCCAGCCCCCCTATCTGGTCATGGAACTCGTCGAGGGCGGCACCCTGCGGGAGTTGCTGCGCGAGCGCGGGCCGATGCCGCCCCACGCGGTGACGGCCGTGCTGCGTCCCGTGCTGTCGGGGCTGGCCGCGGCGCACCGCGCCGGCCTGGTGCACCGCGACATCAAGCCCGAGAACGTGCTGATCAGTGACGACGGCGACGTCAAGATCGCCGACTTCGGGTTGGTCCGCGCGCTCGCCGACGCCAAGATCACCTCGACCGACGTCATCCTCGGCACCGCCGCCTACCTGTCCCCCGAGCAGGTGGCCACCGGCGACACGGACGCCCGCGGCGACGTGTACGCCGTCGGCGTGCTGGTCTACGAACTGCTCACCGGGAACACGCCGTTCACCGGGGACAGCCCGCTGGCCGTGGCCTACCAGCGGATGGATCACGACGTGCCACCGCCGAGCACCCGAATCGCCGGTGTGCCACGGCAATTCGACGAGCTGGTGGCGTACGCCACGGCGCGCGACCCCGCCGAGCGGTTCGCCGACGCCGCCGAGATGGCCGACGAACTCGAGGTGATCGCCACGGAACTGGGCCTGCCCCGGTTCAAGGTGCCTGCGCCCCGCAATTCGGCGATGCACCAGTCGCTCTCGCTCGTCGTCCCGCCCGCTGCCCCGACGACGGACCTGTCCGGCCCGCGGCACACCCGGGTGTTCACCCGCGAGGAGCTACCGCCCCCGACAGACGATGACAACGACGAATACCGGCCTCTGACAGGCCATTTCGCCGGCATCGACCTCAGCGAGTTCTACTGGGCGCGCCAGCGTGCCAAGCGCACCCTGTTCTTCTGGGTCGTCGCGGTGCTGACGGTGGCGGCGCTGGCCGGTGCCGGCGCGTGGACGCTCGGCGCCAACCTGCCGAACCTGCTGTAG
- a CDS encoding Rv2175c family DNA-binding protein, with the protein MSSIPTADDVLDPDEAVHDLPTVARLLRIPVSKVHQHLREGHLVAVRRGREVVVPQIFFDETGHVVKSLSGLLVVLRDGGYHETEIMRWLFTPDPSLTISRDGSTERQANARPVDALHSHQAREVVRRAQAMAY; encoded by the coding sequence ATGAGCAGCATCCCGACTGCCGATGACGTACTGGATCCCGACGAGGCCGTCCACGACCTGCCCACGGTCGCGCGACTGCTGCGCATACCGGTGAGCAAGGTGCACCAGCACCTGCGCGAAGGCCATCTGGTCGCCGTGCGCCGCGGGCGCGAGGTGGTGGTCCCGCAGATCTTCTTCGACGAGACCGGCCACGTGGTGAAGAGCCTGTCCGGTCTGCTGGTGGTCCTGCGCGACGGCGGCTATCACGAAACCGAGATCATGCGTTGGCTGTTCACGCCCGATCCGTCGCTGACGATCAGCCGCGACGGCTCCACGGAGCGGCAGGCTAACGCCCGCCCGGTGGATGCGCTGCACTCGCATCAGGCTCGAGAGGTGGTTCGCCGGGCGCAGGCGATGGCGTACTGA
- a CDS encoding alpha-(1->6)-mannopyranosyltransferase A: MTTPAPSRPAPPLQRFRGFALSPQARPAWIGALGALLVTAGGLGAGSTRLHDPLLESMHLSWLRFGHGLVLSSVLLWLGVVLMLSAWLWLGRHVIDRSATQYTMVATTGFWLTPLLLSVPVFSRDTYSYLAQGALLRDGFDPYLVGPIENPNSLLDNVSPIWTTTTAPYGPAFILVAKFVTMLVGNDVVAGTMLLRLCMLPGLALLIWAVPRIARHVGANSAAALWICVLNPLVIIQLMGGVHNEMLMVGLMMAGIALCFGGRCVGGVTLIAVAVAVKATAGLALPFMVWVWARRLRERRGFSPAKAFLVATAACALVFAVVFAVLSLAAGVGLGWLTALAGSVKIINWLTVPTATANVVNAVIGLVIPVNFYAVLDILRIIGIGIIAVSAPLLWWRFRHTDRDALMGIATLMVIVVLFVPAALPWYYTWPLAVMSALAQSPRAIALIAAFSTWISVIWRPDGAHGMYSWFHVLLATACAAGAWYWLHRTPVAVSTPSPAPGEPPLEPDASAAHPPGGR, translated from the coding sequence ATGACGACACCCGCGCCGTCCCGCCCCGCGCCACCGCTGCAGCGGTTCCGCGGGTTCGCGCTGTCCCCGCAGGCCCGGCCCGCCTGGATCGGGGCGCTCGGCGCGCTGCTCGTCACCGCGGGCGGTCTCGGTGCGGGCAGCACCCGGCTGCACGATCCGCTGCTGGAATCGATGCACCTGTCCTGGCTGCGGTTCGGGCACGGCCTGGTGCTGTCGTCGGTGCTGCTGTGGCTCGGGGTGGTGCTGATGCTGTCGGCCTGGCTGTGGCTGGGCCGCCACGTGATCGACCGCAGCGCAACGCAGTACACGATGGTGGCCACCACCGGCTTCTGGCTGACCCCGCTGCTGCTCAGCGTGCCGGTGTTCAGCCGCGACACCTACTCCTATCTGGCCCAGGGCGCGCTGCTGCGCGACGGGTTCGACCCCTACCTGGTCGGCCCGATCGAGAACCCGAACTCGTTGCTCGACAACGTCAGTCCGATCTGGACCACGACGACGGCGCCGTATGGCCCCGCGTTCATCCTGGTCGCCAAGTTCGTCACGATGCTCGTCGGCAACGACGTGGTCGCCGGCACCATGCTGCTGCGGCTGTGCATGCTGCCCGGCCTGGCGCTGCTGATCTGGGCCGTGCCCCGGATCGCCCGCCACGTCGGCGCCAACAGTGCGGCGGCCCTGTGGATCTGCGTGCTCAACCCGCTGGTGATCATCCAGCTGATGGGCGGTGTGCACAACGAGATGCTCATGGTCGGGCTGATGATGGCCGGTATCGCGCTGTGCTTCGGTGGCCGCTGTGTCGGCGGCGTCACGCTGATCGCCGTCGCGGTCGCGGTGAAAGCCACCGCCGGACTGGCACTTCCGTTCATGGTGTGGGTGTGGGCCCGCCGACTGCGCGAACGGCGCGGGTTCTCACCGGCCAAGGCGTTCCTGGTCGCGACCGCGGCGTGCGCCCTGGTGTTCGCCGTGGTGTTCGCGGTGCTGTCGCTGGCCGCCGGGGTGGGCCTCGGATGGCTGACCGCCCTGGCCGGATCGGTGAAGATCATCAACTGGCTGACCGTGCCGACCGCGACCGCGAACGTCGTCAACGCCGTCATCGGCCTGGTGATCCCCGTGAATTTCTACGCGGTGCTCGACATCCTGCGGATCATCGGCATCGGGATCATCGCCGTCTCGGCGCCGCTGCTGTGGTGGCGATTCCGGCACACCGACCGCGACGCACTGATGGGCATTGCGACGCTGATGGTCATCGTGGTGCTGTTCGTGCCTGCCGCGCTGCCCTGGTATTACACCTGGCCGCTGGCGGTGATGTCGGCGCTCGCGCAGTCACCCCGGGCGATCGCGCTGATCGCGGCGTTCTCCACGTGGATCTCGGTGATCTGGCGGCCCGACGGCGCCCACGGCATGTACTCGTGGTTCCACGTGCTGCTCGCCACGGCCTGCGCCGCCGGCGCCTGGTACTGGCTGCACCGAACGCCGGTCGCGGTCAGTACGCCATCGCCTGCGCCCGGCGAACCACCTCTCGAGCCTGATGCGAGTGCAGCGCATCCACCGGGCGGGCGTTAG
- the idsA2 gene encoding bifunctional (2E,6E)-farnesyl/geranyl diphosphate synthase: protein MDANAGQAPSAVELAAAVTEQLREYLRDRRRDAAYIGADYAVLTEALEEFVLRGGKRLRPAFAYWGWRAVAGSEPDAAVLRLFSALEMLHACALVHDDVIDASATRRGLPTVHRIFTERHREHRWHGSPEQFGLSAAILLGDLSLVWADDIIATAPIDADAHRRVQRVWSAIRTEVLGGQYLDIVNEASGAETVAAALTVNIYKTASYTISRPLQLGAAAAADRPDIQEAFHELGTSLGVAFQLRDDVLGVFGDPAVTGKPSGDDLRSGKRTVLLAEAVELAEQRDPVGAKLLRTSIGTDLSDAAVTELRGLIESVGALAAVENRIDTLTRTAIGILDSAPIDETARAGLIELARLAANRSA, encoded by the coding sequence GTGGACGCTAATGCCGGTCAGGCACCGTCAGCCGTCGAGCTGGCCGCGGCCGTCACCGAACAGCTTCGCGAGTACCTGCGCGACCGACGGCGCGACGCGGCGTACATCGGCGCGGACTACGCGGTGCTCACCGAGGCGCTCGAGGAATTCGTGCTGCGCGGCGGCAAGCGGCTGCGGCCCGCCTTCGCCTACTGGGGCTGGCGCGCCGTCGCCGGCAGCGAACCCGACGCCGCTGTGCTGCGCCTGTTCTCGGCGCTGGAGATGCTGCACGCCTGCGCGTTGGTGCACGACGACGTGATCGACGCGTCGGCGACGCGCCGCGGGCTGCCGACAGTGCACCGGATCTTCACCGAGCGGCACCGCGAGCACCGCTGGCACGGCTCGCCCGAGCAGTTCGGCCTGTCCGCGGCGATCCTGCTGGGCGACCTGTCGCTGGTCTGGGCCGATGACATCATCGCCACCGCCCCGATCGACGCCGACGCGCATCGGCGGGTGCAGCGGGTGTGGTCGGCGATCCGGACCGAGGTGCTCGGCGGCCAGTACCTGGACATCGTCAACGAGGCCAGCGGCGCCGAGACCGTCGCGGCCGCCCTGACGGTCAACATCTACAAGACCGCGTCCTACACCATCTCCCGCCCGCTGCAGCTCGGCGCCGCGGCCGCCGCCGACCGCCCCGACATCCAGGAGGCCTTCCACGAGCTGGGCACCAGCCTGGGGGTGGCCTTCCAGCTGCGCGACGACGTGCTCGGCGTGTTCGGCGACCCCGCCGTCACCGGCAAGCCGTCGGGCGACGACCTGCGCTCGGGCAAGCGGACCGTCCTGCTGGCCGAGGCGGTCGAACTGGCCGAGCAGCGTGACCCGGTCGGGGCCAAGCTGCTGCGGACCTCCATCGGCACCGACCTGTCCGACGCGGCCGTCACCGAACTGCGCGGGCTGATCGAGTCGGTCGGGGCGCTGGCCGCGGTGGAGAACCGGATCGACACGCTGACCCGCACGGCCATCGGCATCCTCGACTCCGCGCCGATCGACGAGACGGCCAGGGCGGGACTGATCGAGCTCGCCAGATTGGCCGCGAACAGATCCGCCTAG
- a CDS encoding class II 3-deoxy-7-phosphoheptulonate synthase: MNWTVDVPIDQLPALPPLPEDLRARLDAALAKPALQQPSWDAGQAAAMRTVLESVPPVTVPSEIEKLKAHLADVALGRAFLLQGGDCAETFVDNTEPHIRANIRTLLQMAVVLTYGASMPVVKVARIAGQYAKPRSSDTDALGLKSYRGDMVNGFAPDAAVRDHDPSRLVRAYANASAAMNLVRALTSSGMASLHHVHEWNREFVRTSPAGARYEALAGEIDRGLRFMSACRVDDRNLDTAEIYASHEALVLDYERAMLRMDTESPTGPKLYDLSAHYVWIGERTRQLDGAHVAFAEVIANPIGIKIGPTTSPELAVEYVERLDPNNEPGRLTLVSRMGNGKVRDVLPAIIEKVQASGHHVIWQCDPMHGNTHESSTGYKTRHFDRIVDEVQGFFEVHHALGTHPGGIHVEITGENVTECLGGAQDISDTDLAGRYETACDPRLNTQQSLELAFLVAEMLRD, encoded by the coding sequence GTGAACTGGACCGTCGACGTACCCATCGACCAGCTGCCTGCGCTTCCGCCGCTGCCGGAGGATCTGCGCGCGCGCCTCGACGCGGCACTGGCCAAGCCGGCGCTGCAGCAGCCGAGCTGGGACGCCGGGCAGGCGGCCGCGATGCGCACCGTGCTCGAGAGCGTTCCGCCGGTCACCGTGCCCTCGGAGATCGAGAAGCTCAAGGCGCACCTGGCCGATGTGGCGCTGGGGCGGGCGTTCCTGCTGCAGGGCGGTGACTGCGCCGAGACGTTCGTCGACAACACCGAGCCGCACATCCGCGCCAACATCCGCACGCTGCTGCAGATGGCGGTCGTGCTGACCTACGGCGCCAGCATGCCGGTGGTCAAGGTGGCCCGCATCGCCGGCCAGTACGCCAAGCCGCGCTCCTCGGACACCGACGCGCTGGGGCTGAAGTCCTACCGCGGCGACATGGTCAACGGGTTCGCCCCGGATGCCGCGGTCCGCGACCACGATCCGTCCCGGCTGGTGCGCGCCTACGCCAACGCCAGCGCCGCGATGAACCTGGTGCGCGCCCTGACCTCCTCGGGCATGGCGTCGCTGCACCACGTGCACGAGTGGAACCGCGAGTTCGTCCGGACCTCGCCCGCCGGCGCGCGGTACGAGGCGCTGGCCGGGGAGATCGACCGCGGTCTGCGGTTCATGAGCGCCTGCCGGGTCGACGACCGCAATCTCGACACCGCCGAGATCTACGCCAGCCACGAGGCGCTGGTGCTCGACTACGAGCGCGCGATGCTGCGGATGGACACCGAGTCGCCCACCGGCCCGAAGCTCTACGACCTGTCGGCGCACTACGTGTGGATCGGCGAGCGGACCCGTCAGCTCGACGGCGCGCACGTCGCGTTCGCCGAGGTGATCGCCAACCCGATCGGCATCAAGATCGGGCCGACGACGTCGCCGGAGCTGGCGGTCGAGTACGTCGAACGCCTCGATCCGAACAACGAGCCCGGCCGGCTGACGCTGGTCAGCCGGATGGGTAACGGCAAGGTCCGCGACGTGTTGCCCGCGATCATCGAGAAGGTCCAGGCGTCGGGCCATCACGTGATCTGGCAGTGCGACCCGATGCACGGCAACACCCACGAGTCGTCGACGGGGTACAAGACGCGCCACTTCGACCGCATCGTCGACGAGGTGCAGGGCTTCTTCGAGGTGCACCACGCGCTGGGCACCCACCCGGGCGGCATCCACGTGGAGATCACCGGCGAGAACGTCACCGAGTGTCTCGGTGGCGCGCAGGACATCTCGGACACCGATCTGGCCGGCCGCTACGAGACCGCGTGCGATCCTCGACTGAACACCCAGCAGTCGCTGGAGCTGGCGTTCCTGGTGGCGGAGATGCTCCGGGACTGA
- a CDS encoding polyadenylate-specific 3'-exoribonuclease AS has translation MRYFYDTEFIDNGRTIELISIGVAAEDGREYYAISTEFDPERAGRWVRRNVLPKLPSPASKLWRSRRQIRFELEDFFGVDGDEPIELWAWVGAYDHVVLCQLWGPMTDLPPAMPRFTRELRQFWEDHGCPRMPPRPRDAHDALVDAKHNLVRYQLITGEKRF, from the coding sequence GTGCGGTATTTCTACGACACCGAGTTCATCGACAACGGCCGCACCATCGAATTGATCTCCATCGGCGTGGCCGCCGAGGACGGCCGCGAGTACTACGCGATCTCCACGGAGTTCGACCCGGAGCGGGCGGGCCGGTGGGTGCGCAGGAACGTGCTGCCCAAGCTGCCGTCGCCGGCGTCGAAGCTGTGGCGCTCGCGCCGGCAGATCCGCTTTGAGCTGGAGGATTTCTTCGGCGTCGACGGCGACGAGCCGATCGAGCTGTGGGCCTGGGTGGGCGCCTACGACCACGTGGTGCTCTGCCAGCTGTGGGGGCCGATGACCGATCTGCCTCCGGCGATGCCCCGCTTCACCCGGGAGTTGCGCCAGTTCTGGGAGGACCACGGGTGCCCGCGGATGCCCCCGCGGCCGCGCGACGCGCACGACGCGCTCGTCGACGCCAAGCACAACCTGGTGCGCTACCAGCTCATCACCGGCGAAAAGCGGTTTTGA
- a CDS encoding glycosyltransferase 87 family protein — MRTLRSPGRAGWWPVLAWRLFQLLTAAALATVAWRLLGHVPYRIDIDVYRMGGRAWLDGRPLYADGAMFHTRGGLDLPFTYPPLAAVVFSPFALLSLEAASVAITVITLVLLVVSTVILLTRLQVWPTTRITGEPAWARRTWLAAAIVAPAVIYLEPIRANFDFGQINVVLMTLVIADCVPRRTPWPRGMLLGLAIALKLTPAVFLLYFLLRRDTRALLVTVASAAVATLVGVAFAWRDSWEYWTETVRNTDRIGTATLNTNQNIAGALARLGLGEDLRFVLWTVLCFAVLALTVWAVRRTLRADQPVLGLICVAMFGLVVSPVSWSHHWVWTLPAVVTTAVLAVRLRHAGLAAVLLVGLALMVWTPITLLPEHRETTASLWRQLAGASYLWWALAVILAAATVSARAPRRRPSTAVPAVDAAAA, encoded by the coding sequence ATGAGGACGTTGCGGTCGCCCGGAAGGGCCGGTTGGTGGCCAGTGCTCGCCTGGCGGCTGTTCCAGCTGCTGACGGCGGCGGCGCTGGCCACGGTGGCGTGGCGGTTGCTGGGCCACGTCCCCTACCGCATCGACATCGACGTCTACCGGATGGGCGGGCGGGCCTGGCTCGACGGCAGGCCGCTCTACGCCGACGGCGCGATGTTCCACACCCGCGGCGGCCTGGACCTGCCGTTCACCTATCCCCCGCTGGCGGCGGTCGTGTTCTCGCCGTTCGCGCTGTTGTCCCTGGAGGCCGCCAGCGTCGCCATCACGGTCATCACGCTGGTGCTGCTGGTGGTGTCCACGGTGATCCTGCTGACCCGGCTGCAGGTGTGGCCGACCACCCGGATCACCGGGGAGCCGGCCTGGGCCCGGCGCACCTGGCTGGCCGCGGCGATCGTGGCGCCGGCGGTCATCTACCTCGAACCGATCCGCGCGAACTTCGACTTCGGCCAGATCAACGTGGTGCTGATGACGCTGGTGATCGCCGACTGCGTGCCGCGGCGGACCCCGTGGCCGCGCGGCATGCTGCTGGGCCTGGCGATCGCGCTCAAGCTGACGCCCGCGGTGTTCCTGCTGTACTTCCTGCTGCGCCGCGACACCCGCGCGCTGCTGGTGACGGTGGCCTCGGCGGCGGTGGCGACGCTGGTGGGCGTCGCGTTCGCGTGGCGGGACTCGTGGGAGTACTGGACCGAGACCGTGCGCAACACCGATCGCATCGGCACCGCGACGCTGAACACGAACCAGAACATCGCGGGCGCGCTGGCTCGGCTGGGGCTGGGCGAGGACCTGCGGTTCGTGCTGTGGACGGTGTTGTGCTTCGCGGTGCTGGCCCTGACCGTGTGGGCGGTGCGCCGGACGTTGCGCGCCGACCAGCCGGTGCTGGGGCTGATCTGCGTGGCGATGTTCGGTCTGGTGGTGTCACCGGTGTCGTGGTCGCACCACTGGGTGTGGACGCTGCCCGCTGTGGTGACGACGGCCGTGTTGGCGGTCCGGCTGCGGCATGCCGGGCTGGCCGCGGTGTTGCTGGTCGGACTGGCGCTGATGGTGTGGACGCCGATCACCCTGCTGCCCGAGCACCGGGAGACCACGGCGTCGCTGTGGCGCCAGCTCGCGGGCGCGTCGTATCTGTGGTGGGCGTTGGCGGTGATCCTCGCCGCCGCCACGGTGAGCGCCCGAGCCCCGCGGCGCCGGCCGTCGACGGCCGTGCCGGCGGTGGACGCCGCTGCGGCTTAG